In Streptomyces sp. NBC_01439, the following are encoded in one genomic region:
- a CDS encoding ArsR/SmtB family transcription factor, which yields MLTLAADIEVLARFGRALADPIRCRILLALREAPAHPADLADTLEISRTRLSNHLACLRDCGLVVAVPVGRRTRYELADERLGHALDDLRTAVVAVAADKTCADADEKGCC from the coding sequence GTGCTGACCCTCGCTGCCGACATCGAGGTGCTGGCGCGGTTCGGCCGCGCCCTCGCCGACCCGATCCGCTGCCGGATCCTCCTCGCCCTGCGCGAGGCCCCGGCCCACCCCGCCGATCTCGCCGACACCCTGGAGATCTCCCGGACCCGACTGTCGAACCACCTGGCGTGCCTGCGCGACTGCGGCCTGGTCGTCGCGGTGCCGGTGGGCCGGCGCACCCGCTACGAGCTCGCCGACGAACGCCTCGGGCACGCGCTGGACGACCTGCGCACCGCCGTGGTCGCCGTCGCCGCCGACAAGACCTGTGCGGACGCGGACGAGAAGGGCTGCTGCTGA
- a CDS encoding cation transporter, whose product MTAEIPLGTGPAPARRDALTRRIRLLVAATITYNVIEAIVAITAGTIASSTALIGFGLDSVIEVSSATAVAWKFSARDHAVREAREKRTLRIIAVSFFALAAYVGIDAVRALAGSGEAERSVPGIVIAAVSLAVMPFLSAAQRRAGRELGSASAVADSKQTLLCTYLSAVLLVGLVLNATLGWSWADPIAALVIAAIAVKEGRDAWQGRGCCAPSAAVATPSEAEVGTCGCRPECSCCA is encoded by the coding sequence ATGACCGCCGAGATACCCCTCGGCACAGGACCGGCCCCGGCCCGCCGCGACGCACTGACCCGCCGAATACGACTGCTGGTCGCGGCGACCATCACCTACAACGTCATCGAGGCGATCGTCGCCATCACGGCCGGGACGATCGCCTCTTCCACCGCGCTGATCGGCTTCGGCCTGGACTCCGTCATCGAGGTCTCCTCGGCCACAGCGGTCGCCTGGAAGTTCTCCGCCCGCGACCATGCCGTGCGCGAGGCCCGGGAGAAGCGAACGCTGCGGATCATCGCGGTGTCGTTCTTCGCGCTCGCCGCCTACGTCGGCATCGATGCCGTCCGCGCCCTGGCCGGCAGCGGAGAGGCCGAACGCTCCGTCCCTGGCATCGTCATCGCCGCCGTGTCCCTGGCCGTGATGCCCTTCCTGTCCGCCGCCCAGCGCAGGGCCGGCCGCGAACTCGGCTCCGCCAGCGCGGTTGCCGACTCCAAGCAGACGCTGTTGTGCACCTACTTGTCCGCCGTACTCCTGGTCGGCCTGGTCCTCAATGCCACCCTGGGCTGGTCGTGGGCCGACCCCATCGCCGCCCTCGTCATCGCCGCGATCGCGGTCAAGGAAGGCCGCGACGCCTGGCAGGGCAGGGGCTGCTGCGCGCCGTCAGCCGCCGTTGCCACCCCGTCGGAGGCCGAGGTCGGCACCTGCGGTTGCCGCCCCGAGTGCTCCTGCTGCGCATGA